A single Ferrimicrobium sp. DNA region contains:
- a CDS encoding DUF6112 family protein produces the protein MLNLLAVNISPNTSGLPGITELENIVGALLTVGLVAAVAGVIVSAIVWALGHHSSNPNHTSRGKTGVLASLIAALLVGGADVLVNFFVGAGHAL, from the coding sequence ATGCTTAACCTCCTCGCGGTCAACATCAGCCCTAATACGTCGGGCCTTCCGGGCATCACCGAGTTGGAAAACATCGTCGGTGCGCTATTGACGGTTGGCCTCGTCGCCGCTGTTGCTGGCGTTATTGTCTCCGCCATCGTGTGGGCACTCGGTCACCACTCCAGTAATCCAAACCATACCTCGAGGGGCAAGACAGGCGTTCTCGCGAGCTTGATCGCCGCATTGTTAGTCGGAGGAGCTGATGTTCTCGTTAACTTCTTCGTCGGTGCTGGGCACGCGCTGTAA